TTCTTTCATTAGCTTGTACCAGCACCTTTATTGATGAGGAAATGATGCCAAATGTTGGCCTAGAAGGAGTTGCTACTCTTCTTAATTCTTTACTTCCTGATTGATTCCCCTCATTTATCCTCCAGCGTTCAACTTCAAGATGCGCGCAGGAGAACAATCGCTTTGCTGTTATTAGTGCATATACCATGACAAATTTTGTGGCAAAAAATCTAAAGAAACTagactaatactccctccgtccctaaatatttgacgccgttgattttttaaaacatgtttgaccgttcatcttatttaaaaacttttgtgaaatatgtaaagttatatgtatacataaaaatatatttaagaatgaatcaaatgataggaaaagaattaagaattacttaaattttttttaataagatgaacggtcaaacatgttttaaaaagtcaatgacgtcaaatatttagggtcggagggagtattttattaGTACATGATTGTTACACATATTCCCGTTCATCTATAGAGCAAAGGAGGCAAATTGGAGTTACTGGGTAACTCAGACTTTCTAACACTGATCATGATTTTCATGATGGTAGTATATGGCTACAATTTTCTCATGAAACTTCATTCATATTTGAAACGAGAAACACACAAACTATGTACAGTTCTTGTGGAAGTTATGTTTGGAACTACATAAATTTCGCTCGAATTTCACACTTACTAGTAGGTTCTAAGCACAAAAGCCAAAAAGGGTTAGGAGgattaatcaccaaaatcaaGGATTGTGAAGGTTCAATGTGCAAATTTGCCTTCGCAGTTAATCAGGTTTAGGTAGggtttcctcctccccttccgcctccgccccagcgccgccgtcgtccccctcctctccggcgaagagccgccgtcgccgccatcaccggAGCGAGCCACGGTAGCAACCGCAACCACCACAACCATCACCATCCTCGTGAGCCGTCAAGGTCAGTCCCCACTCCCTCCCGCCTCGACCAACCCATCCATTCCCCCATTCCccccctccctcttctctcctcccgaCCTAGCCACGACCATGATGGCCACGCTCGCGAGGAGATCGATGGTGGCCTTGGGCCGTCGCGCTCTGTGCTCGGGCAGCGacctggaggcggcggcgcgcgaagtCGTGTGCTCCGGGGCGGGGAGCCTCGACGAGGTGGGCGGCGCGCTGGACCGCCTGGGCGTGGCCGTGTCGCCGGCCATGGTGGCGAGGGTGATCGATGCGTGTAGCGAGAGGATGGGTTCAGGGAGGAGGCTGCTGCGGTTCCTGTCCTGGTGCCGGTCCAAGGACGCCGGTGGAATTGGGGACGAGGCGTTGGATAGCGCGATCGCGGCGCTCGCCCGGATGGGGGACCTCACCGCGATGAggatcgccgtcgccgacgcggaGAAGGATGGCCGGAGGATGTCCCCGGAGACGTTCACCGTTGTCGTCGAGGCACTCGTGAAATTGGGGAAGGAGGATGAGGCTGTTCGGTTGTTTAGAGGCTTGGAGAGGCAGAGGTTGCTGCCTCGGCGCGACGCGGGTGATGGAGGGGAAGGCGTGTGGTCGAGCAGCCTTGCAATGGTGCAGGCATTGTGCATGAAGGGCCATGCTCGCGAGGCGCAGGGCGTCGTGTGGCACCACAAGAGCGAGCTCTCGGTAGAACCCATGGTTAGCATCGTTCAGCGTAGCCTGCTCCACGGGTGGTGCGTCCATGGGAATGCGAAGGAAGCTCGGAGAGTCCTTGATGATATCAAGTCTTCGTGTACCCCACTGGGTTTGCCATCATTCAATGATTATCTGCACTGCCTGTGCCATAGGAACCTCAAGTTTAACCCTTCTGCGCTTGTCACTGAGGCTATGGACGTCTTATCGGAGATGAGGTCCTATGGTGTCACCCCGGATGCATCTAGCCTCAACATCTTGCTTTCTTGTTTGGGACGAGCAAGAAGAGTGAAAGAATCATACAGAATCCTCTACTTGATGAGAGAAGGAAAGGCAGGGTGCTCCCCTGACTGGGTTAGTTACTATCTTGTGGTCAGGGTCCTGTATTTAACAGGGAGAATTATTAGAGGGAAAAGGCTTGTAGATGACATGCTTGAAAGTGGGGTGCTTCCGACTGCAAAGTTTTTCCATGGTCTCATAGGCGTTCTATGCGGGACTGAGAAAGTTGACCATGGGCTTGATATGTTCAGACTTATGAAGAGGTGTCAGTTAGTGGACACACATACCTATGATCTTCTTATAGAAAAGCTTTGTAGGAATGGGAGATTTGAGAATggaaaggagttgtgggatgatGCTAAAAAGAATGGCTTTATGTTAGGATGTTCAGAGGATCTTTTGGATCCCCTGAAAACAGAGGTATTCAGACCAGTTTGTGCAGCACAAAAACTGAGTTCGCAGAGCAATAAGCGCTTGGTCCAAAAGAAGAAGATTGGTTCAGTTGAGACAAGAAAGAAGGGAGCTGCTAGAGCAGCCACGAGGAAATAGAGGGTCTAGGTACTACCATGTTTGAGTAGATTTGCTTGTTACTATTTGATTCTGAAATTCTTTTGTGATAACCCTTGTTAACGTGTTACCAGTCACTCAGGCATCGATCTTTTTTCTGAACATGAGCATAATCACCTAAGGTTTAGTTTCGTTAGAGCTGTTACTGTAAAGGCACTGCAAACCATTCACATTACTATGTGCATTTGTTAATTCAATGTAAACTTGTTTTTATATCAGTAAAGCAGCTATTCTTATTGCCAAATAGAAAAGCCACCCCACTTATTGATTTGGAAATGAACTTATAATCTTCTTGAGCAGCTACTCCTAATGTTAAAGTTGTTCACAAAGCACAACAATATGGTTGATTTTTATTGTTTGACTGACATCTTATTTCGCTCGTTTTTCTTTCTCCAATGCAGTTTTCGATTGAAGGGCAGTAGGGCACGTTATACTTATGGACTCAACTCAGGAACAACAACAGGATTTTGGTGTGCTACTGAAGCAGGGGGCGGAGGGAGTGAGTCAGGAGTCAATATATTTAGTTGCAGTTTCTTACTTTTACTTGTTTGTTCAtagtttgttttgtttgttgcAGAGGGTATTTGTTTCAACATTTGTGGGACGGAAGTGTGTAATCAAAGAGCGGTTTTCAAAGAAGTACCGACACCCATTGTTGGACTCAAAGTTGACTCTTAAACGCTTAAATGCTGTCAGTTTCCATAACTAACATGCTTTATTTTTAGATATTCCTGTTTTCTGTGTAGAGCATTTCTCTGATTTTCTTTGTATTAGATAAATCAAAGGCTAAAAGTGTTCAAATATTGATTGAGTTGTAGTAATATGGTAAACTGCAATATTTAGCTAAAAAAGGTTGCACACAACTACTTATGTTGACTGAAATTCGTGTTGGCTTGATTCTCTCTTCAATATGTAGGAAGCTCGATGCATGACAAAAGCAAGAAAGCTTGGTGTTCCCACTCCAGTTCTTTATGCCGTGGACCCACTTCTGCATACATTAACCTTTGAGTATGTGGATGGCTTATCTGTGAAAGATATACTCCTTGGATTTGGGTCAAACGGGATCAATGAAGAACAACTCATTGACATCGCCACACAAATAGGAAATGCAGTTGGCAAACTACATGATGGAGGCCTTGTTCACGGTGATTTGACCACTTCAAATATGATAATCAAGAACAACACAAATCAACTCGTGTGTAGAACTTCCTTTCTGTCAGTTCATGCATTTTCTTGAGTCATTTAATTCAAGACTTACATCCGAGCTATTAATGTGCCACTCAATGTGTTCATATTCCAGGTTCTTATTGATTTTGGTCTGAGTTTCATATCAACTATTCCTGAGGACAAAGCAGTGGACTTATATGTGCTTGAGAGAGCATTGATTTCTATGCATTCATCATGTGGTGATGTGGTAAGGAATTGCATAAATGATAGTCCCAAATGATAACTACTTTAGTTTGTTTACTTCACTCCTTGATTATTACTTAATTGCATTATGGAATATGGAGTTAAACTCACCCTACAGAAAATTTATGACCATCCTTGTTGGGCTTAACCATTTTTTACGCTTTCACATGCTATTGGTGGAATCATGTTTTGGGTGGACACTTGTGTAGAAAGTACATCTATTTCGTTTAGTCGTTCTGAGATTTGGGGATCTGCTGTATCTGTATTCCATGTCCTATGACTATCTGATTGGTTTATTGACTTCATAATGGCTTAAAGGAGATTATTGTTTAGAGAAATCTTTTGACAAGTGTGGATGGCCATGTTTCCATTCCACGATGTCCCATAAGTCTCAGATGTTCTACGGGAGCATCGCTTATCTATGACAATCACTGCCGTTATTATTATTCTTTCTGTTTCGATAAGACGATAACAGCAATCCATTTTATGATGAACTAGATGGAGAAGATTCTCACGGCGTACAGAAAAGCTTCAAAGCAATGGTGCGCTACTACGAACAAGCTAGCTCAAGGTATGGCCATTGTACTGATCCTTAAGCGAAGCACCACACAATCCATCACTCATTTTACCATCTCGCCTTGACTTGCTTCTGTTCTTACCAATTTTACAGTCAGGCAACGTGGCAGAAAGCGAACAATGATTGGATGAAAGTTAAGCTGGAACTTGCTGGACAATACAGTTGCTCGACCAGATGATTCAACACTTTACATTCTCATTCCCTCAATATGTACTAGTTCAGTGGCATTGCTTCATGTAACATTTGAATGGAAAGGAATCGTTAATAGTGATGATTATTTTAGCTTTCACTATGAATCGCAAAAATATTATATCTGCTAATTTAGTGTATCAGATGCTGCGTTAAGGTGAATGGTTTATGGTTGTGAATGGCAGTGCATGTGATTTGAGCTCATTGATCCAGCTAAAAGTAAACA
Above is a window of Oryza sativa Japonica Group chromosome 10, ASM3414082v1 DNA encoding:
- the LOC4348657 gene encoding pentatricopeptide repeat-containing protein At5g61370, mitochondrial isoform X2, yielding MMATLARRSMVALGRRALCSGSDLEAAAREVVCSGAGSLDEVGGALDRLGVAVSPAMVARVIDACSERMGSGRRLLRFLSWCRSKDAGGIGDEALDSAIAALARMGDLTAMRIAVADAEKDGRRMSPETFTVVVEALVKLGKEDEAVRLFRGLERQRLLPRRDAGDGGEGVWSSSLAMVQALCMKGHAREAQGVVWHHKSELSVEPMVSIVQRSLLHGWCVHGNAKEARRVLDDIKSSCTPLGLPSFNDYLHCLCHRNLKFNPSALVTEAMDVLSEMRSYGVTPDASSLNILLSCLGRARRVKESYRILYLMREGKAGCSPDWVSYYLVVRVLYLTGRIIRGKRLVDDMLESGVLPTAKFFHGLIGVLCGTEKVDHGLDMFRLMKRCQLVDTHTYDLLIEKLCRNGRFENGKELWDDAKKNGFMLGCSEDLLDPLKTEVFRPVCAAQKLSSQSNKRLVQKKKIVGHVILMDSTQEQQQDFGVLLKQGAEGRVFVSTFVGRKCVIKERFSKKYRHPLLDSKLTLKRLNAEARCMTKARKLGVPTPVLYAVDPLLHTLTFEYVDGLSVKDILLGFGSNGINEEQLIDIATQIGNAVGKLHDGGLVHGDLTTSNMIIKNNTNQLVLIDFGLSFISTIPEDKAVDLYVLERALISMHSSCGDVMEKILTAYRKASKQWCATTNKLAQVRQRGRKRTMIG
- the LOC4348657 gene encoding uncharacterized protein isoform X1, which translates into the protein MDSTQEQQQDFGVLLKQGAEGRVFVSTFVGRKCVIKERFSKKYRHPLLDSKLTLKRLNAEARCMTKARKLGVPTPVLYAVDPLLHTLTFEYVDGLSVKDILLGFGSNGINEEQLIDIATQIGNAVGKLHDGGLVHGDLTTSNMIIKNNTNQLVLIDFGLSFISTIPEDKAVDLYVLERALISMHSSCGDVMEKILTAYRKASKQWCATTNKLAQVRQRGRKRTMIG